In Candidatus Poribacteria bacterium, one DNA window encodes the following:
- a CDS encoding SdiA-regulated domain-containing protein: MSYKRVLLIILITGISSALVYFLVQMEQATKKKTAESRPIALPYNWVGSITKKQIAEPSGITYHPTRRTLFLADDAGIIHELSLNGRLIQSKGLNERDIEGITMDPSTGLLYAAVEDDEAILELDPKNLTIQREFRIGRNFEGELLLKKGGMGIEAIAFVPDDSHPEGGTFWVGNQTFSLKARDEPSVVCEVLVPLRSSTDRQTTATIVRAHKMNFIDISGLAYDAQGDFLVLISDTTNLLVELKPEGTILSQYLLPGDEQEGIVLDGLGYMYIAQETGEIIKLADLRLR, encoded by the coding sequence ATGTCTTACAAAAGAGTACTTCTGATTATTTTAATTACCGGTATCAGCAGCGCGTTAGTCTATTTTCTCGTCCAAATGGAACAGGCGACAAAGAAAAAGACTGCAGAATCACGTCCAATCGCGCTTCCCTATAATTGGGTTGGGAGTATCACGAAGAAACAGATAGCAGAACCCTCCGGTATCACTTACCATCCGACTCGGCGGACGTTGTTCCTCGCTGATGATGCCGGTATTATCCACGAACTGAGCCTAAATGGAAGGCTTATTCAATCAAAAGGACTGAATGAGCGGGACATCGAAGGGATTACCATGGACCCAAGCACGGGTTTGCTGTATGCCGCGGTGGAAGACGATGAAGCAATCCTTGAACTTGATCCCAAAAACCTTACGATTCAAAGAGAATTCAGAATCGGCAGGAATTTTGAAGGGGAACTACTCCTGAAGAAAGGAGGCATGGGAATTGAAGCGATCGCTTTCGTGCCGGATGATTCGCATCCAGAGGGGGGTACTTTTTGGGTCGGCAACCAAACCTTTAGTCTCAAAGCGAGAGACGAGCCGTCTGTTGTATGTGAAGTCCTTGTCCCACTCCGGTCCTCAACAGACAGACAGACAACCGCCACTATCGTCCGTGCTCATAAGATGAACTTCATCGACATTTCTGGACTTGCTTACGATGCCCAAGGCGATTTTCTGGTGCTAATCAGTGACACAACAAATCTCTTAGTTGAACTCAAGCCGGAAGGCACCATTTTAAGCCAATACCTCTTGCCCGGGGACGAGCAGGAAGGGATTGTGTTGGATGGACTCGGCTATATGTACATCGCGCAGGAAACTGGGGAAATTATCAAATTAGCGGATCTACGCCTTCGGTAA
- a CDS encoding IMPACT family protein → MSDEYRTVVGIACTHHVVKKSRFFGEAASVHTQAQAKDFLSQAQERNPRASHYCYAYSIGSGDTLREYATDAGEPTHSAGPPILSAIRAFDLSNTICVVTRYYGGINLGVGGLIRAYGRCARACLQSATIENRIFYRNLHLKVNHPDIGTVVNLCKRAGGKVIDIKYDPDPIIQIQIRQNVLEPFQSQLEGLGIVT, encoded by the coding sequence ATGTCTGACGAATACAGAACTGTCGTAGGGATAGCCTGCACACATCATGTTGTAAAGAAATCTCGATTTTTTGGAGAGGCCGCATCTGTACATACCCAAGCGCAGGCTAAAGATTTTCTGAGTCAAGCGCAAGAGCGGAACCCACGTGCTTCACACTATTGTTATGCGTACAGTATTGGCAGTGGAGACACGCTCCGTGAGTATGCGACCGATGCGGGGGAACCCACTCACTCCGCCGGTCCCCCTATCCTCTCCGCAATTCGTGCTTTTGACTTGTCTAATACTATCTGTGTTGTTACTCGGTATTACGGTGGTATTAATCTCGGTGTTGGTGGATTAATTCGCGCCTATGGGCGGTGTGCAAGAGCATGCCTCCAAAGTGCTACTATAGAAAACCGTATCTTTTATCGAAACTTACATTTAAAAGTCAATCATCCAGATATTGGGACTGTTGTTAATTTGTGTAAACGTGCAGGTGGGAAAGTAATAGATATAAAGTATGACCCGGACCCAATTATCCAGATTCAGATCCGGCAAAATGTTCTTGAACCTTTCCAATCACAACTCGAAGGTCTTGGAATTGTCACGTAA
- a CDS encoding ABC transporter substrate-binding protein, whose product MSQTEKIRIGHSPDSDDAFMFYALAKDLIPTGPFEIVHVIEDIETLNQRALAAELEVTAISVHAYAYVAKDYVFMPCGASIGDRYGPLVVSKAPIDTLAGKRIAIPGKMTTAYLTLSLFEPNFEAETRPFDKILDAVQQDEVDAGLIIHEGQLTYAREGLHKVIDLGEWWHEETGLPLPLGANVIRRNLGTEKIRKITALLKQSIQYSLDHRSRGLEYAMTYARDMETDLADKFVGMYVNNYTLDYGENGKAGVRELLHRGNAAGIIPHRVDADFVSLE is encoded by the coding sequence ATGTCACAGACAGAAAAAATTCGGATTGGGCACAGTCCAGATTCCGACGATGCTTTTATGTTCTATGCGCTCGCGAAAGATCTAATCCCAACGGGTCCTTTTGAGATCGTCCATGTTATTGAAGATATTGAAACCCTAAATCAGCGTGCGCTTGCTGCCGAACTTGAAGTTACAGCGATCTCCGTGCACGCCTACGCTTATGTCGCAAAAGATTATGTATTCATGCCGTGCGGGGCGAGTATTGGTGATCGGTACGGTCCCCTTGTTGTCTCCAAAGCACCGATAGATACTCTCGCAGGCAAACGCATCGCCATTCCAGGCAAAATGACGACTGCCTACCTCACACTTAGCCTTTTTGAACCTAATTTTGAGGCAGAGACCCGTCCCTTTGATAAGATATTGGACGCTGTTCAACAGGACGAAGTGGACGCAGGACTTATTATTCATGAGGGGCAGCTGACTTACGCACGCGAAGGGCTTCACAAAGTCATTGATTTGGGGGAATGGTGGCATGAAGAAACAGGGCTGCCATTGCCGCTCGGTGCTAATGTGATTCGTCGCAATCTCGGCACAGAGAAAATTCGCAAGATAACAGCATTACTCAAACAAAGCATTCAGTACTCACTCGACCACCGATCACGCGGGCTGGAATACGCTATGACTTATGCACGCGACATGGAAACCGATCTCGCCGATAAATTTGTCGGGATGTACGTCAATAATTATACACTTGATTACGGTGAAAACGGTAAAGCTGGTGTCAGAGAATTGCTCCATCGCGGTAACGCAGCAGGGATAATTCCGCATCGCGTAGATGCCGACTTTGTCAGTCTTGAGTAA
- a CDS encoding beta/gamma crystallin-related protein, translating to MTNMPRLVVEVFEHVNFHGRKVTLVESIPNTGEIGAQDIISSIKIYKGPGFNASPNYKAIFHEHENYRGRQLVLAPGFYPNIHDIPYNFGDAITAISFSPSAHPTPPEYGAVPVIIEVFRDVDYNGQRSVVMRDVSSMFDVGMNDTVSSIRIQRGPSFPFSGCHVIFYEHVNFEGRRLNITLSSQEFRVAHRNLRSLPHSQSFSDIISSIKIVPLGVFRVLIVVGDNMTGEPAILESLTTLEGLEFQFTTVHVNDNPDNRGDPNNAIKLSSITLSEYDIIWFTWFATGHDGEYFVEDADDAIQDFVRKGGIVWASAMDNNIVRPDGVHTTEPQWRGDWLPVERHPIRVINSNDVNVRITDDGQKTGMFTWPHKVNVDALVTDDHWVTNDGSYRKLAVREDNGDAVSVQLQWGDGYYVAFAVDTRDAHRTTIARPLIENALCYLANLAWQTSPRQPLKGRYRTHLSSETIFR from the coding sequence ATGACCAATATGCCGAGGCTGGTCGTTGAAGTCTTTGAACACGTAAATTTTCATGGACGTAAGGTTACGCTGGTTGAATCGATCCCAAACACCGGAGAGATTGGCGCACAAGATATTATCTCTTCCATTAAGATCTACAAGGGACCGGGGTTCAACGCGTCACCGAACTACAAAGCCATTTTTCACGAACATGAGAACTATAGGGGGCGCCAGCTCGTACTTGCCCCTGGGTTCTATCCAAATATTCACGACATCCCCTATAACTTCGGGGATGCGATCACGGCTATTAGTTTTAGTCCATCAGCACATCCGACACCACCGGAGTATGGGGCGGTACCGGTCATCATCGAAGTATTTCGCGACGTAGATTATAACGGACAGCGGAGCGTTGTCATGCGCGATGTCAGTTCAATGTTTGATGTTGGTATGAACGATACGGTTTCGTCGATTCGTATCCAGCGGGGACCCAGTTTCCCGTTCAGTGGATGTCATGTTATTTTCTATGAGCATGTGAATTTTGAAGGACGGCGGCTGAATATAACTTTAAGCTCGCAAGAATTTCGCGTGGCACATCGGAATCTCAGATCACTCCCTCATTCGCAATCATTTTCAGATATTATTTCTTCTATTAAGATTGTGCCATTAGGCGTATTCAGAGTGCTAATTGTTGTTGGCGATAATATGACGGGCGAGCCAGCAATATTGGAATCACTCACTACGCTTGAGGGGTTAGAATTCCAATTCACGACCGTGCATGTCAATGACAATCCCGACAACCGGGGTGATCCCAACAATGCGATCAAACTCTCAAGTATTACGCTTTCAGAGTATGACATCATCTGGTTCACTTGGTTCGCAACAGGACATGACGGTGAATATTTCGTTGAAGACGCGGATGATGCAATTCAAGATTTTGTTCGCAAGGGAGGAATCGTCTGGGCTTCGGCGATGGACAACAATATTGTCCGACCCGATGGTGTACACACGACCGAACCCCAATGGCGGGGTGACTGGCTCCCGGTTGAGCGCCATCCAATCCGCGTAATTAATTCCAATGATGTAAATGTACGAATTACTGATGATGGGCAGAAAACAGGCATGTTTACCTGGCCCCATAAGGTGAATGTAGACGCTCTTGTAACCGACGACCACTGGGTAACGAATGACGGAAGTTACCGAAAATTGGCAGTTAGAGAGGATAATGGAGATGCTGTCAGTGTCCAGTTGCAATGGGGAGACGGCTATTACGTCGCTTTTGCGGTTGATACCCGTGATGCACATCGGACCACGATAGCAAGACCTCTCATTGAGAACGCTCTCTGTTACTTAGCAAACCTCGCGTGGCAGACTTCTCCACGTCAACCGCTCAAGGGGCGTTACCGGACGCACCTCAGCAGCGAAACGATTTTCCGGTAG
- the folP gene encoding dihydropteroate synthase encodes MNCRGRTLTLGLHTHVMGILNVTPDSFSDGGCYLDVERAVAHAELMAVEGATLIDIGGESSRPGASPVSIDEELARILPVIRAVADTVDVLLSVDTYKAEVARCALEAGAHLINDITALHGDTGMAAVVAEMKAGLILMHIKGTPRTMQQSPQYDDVVGEICMSLQKSIQIAEAQGVAAERIIIDPGIGFGKTMEHNLEILKRLEEFRGLQKPLLIGTSRKSFIGNILELPVTERVEGTTATVCWAISHGVDIVRVHDVKENVRAAQMTDALYR; translated from the coding sequence ATGAACTGTCGTGGTAGAACACTCACTTTAGGGCTCCATACACATGTGATGGGCATCTTGAATGTCACCCCGGACTCTTTTTCCGATGGCGGGTGCTATCTTGATGTTGAACGAGCGGTTGCGCACGCTGAACTAATGGCGGTGGAAGGTGCAACCCTTATTGATATTGGAGGTGAGTCTTCCCGGCCTGGGGCATCACCCGTGTCGATTGATGAAGAGTTGGCGCGAATCCTACCAGTCATTCGTGCGGTTGCTGACACTGTTGATGTCCTGCTTTCCGTTGACACATATAAAGCAGAGGTCGCCCGATGTGCTCTGGAAGCTGGGGCACATCTCATTAACGACATCACTGCACTGCACGGCGATACGGGAATGGCTGCTGTCGTAGCAGAAATGAAAGCAGGCCTCATCCTGATGCATATTAAAGGGACACCGCGCACAATGCAACAATCACCTCAGTACGATGATGTTGTTGGTGAGATTTGTATGTCCCTTCAGAAAAGTATACAGATTGCCGAAGCACAAGGCGTTGCTGCCGAGCGGATTATTATCGACCCAGGGATTGGATTTGGCAAAACGATGGAACATAATCTTGAGATCCTAAAACGTCTTGAGGAGTTCAGAGGGTTGCAGAAACCCTTGCTCATTGGCACATCACGAAAATCGTTTATTGGTAACATTTTAGAGCTTCCTGTAACCGAGCGCGTTGAAGGAACAACCGCGACTGTGTGTTGGGCTATCTCACACGGTGTAGACATTGTGCGTGTTCATGATGTCAAAGAAAATGTCCGAGCTGCACAAATGACGGATGCACTCTACAGATAA
- a CDS encoding phytanoyl-CoA dioxygenase family protein, whose amino-acid sequence METTGRTVNIPKLEISNQERTKNKLTSESIDAGARLLREAGLVVIEGVLPRDWIAELNIAMENVLSNEGNDQNGENPMLKMPFMDPRIIDSPFAMPILKAAMGEKVFAYLPYGCNSTRPGNEIQWIHRDSGQLFPELPFALPVSTIVVNIPLVDFTVENGATEVWPGSHLIVDDEAVRNTPYNVCEEERAANYPSFQLEMPAGSVVVRDMRCWHRAMPNRTESTVRHMLALVYFRRLHHAPDAPGIFGARVPGEIWDNMSEEAQEVYRFQAHD is encoded by the coding sequence ATGGAAACCACAGGACGAACAGTAAACATTCCAAAACTGGAAATCTCCAATCAGGAACGCACGAAAAATAAACTCACATCAGAAAGCATTGATGCGGGAGCGCGCCTCTTACGTGAGGCAGGATTGGTGGTCATTGAAGGCGTTCTCCCACGCGATTGGATAGCAGAGCTTAATATTGCTATGGAAAATGTGCTGAGTAATGAGGGGAACGATCAAAACGGTGAGAACCCAATGCTAAAAATGCCGTTCATGGACCCGCGCATCATTGATAGTCCTTTCGCCATGCCGATTCTGAAAGCAGCAATGGGTGAGAAAGTGTTTGCGTATCTGCCTTACGGTTGTAACTCAACTCGTCCGGGGAACGAAATCCAGTGGATTCATCGAGATTCGGGACAACTCTTCCCTGAATTACCCTTTGCCCTACCCGTTTCAACGATTGTCGTTAACATCCCGCTTGTTGATTTCACAGTAGAGAATGGGGCGACGGAAGTGTGGCCCGGTTCGCATCTCATCGTTGACGACGAAGCAGTCCGTAATACACCCTACAACGTTTGTGAGGAAGAGCGCGCGGCAAATTACCCGTCATTTCAGTTAGAGATGCCCGCGGGTTCGGTTGTTGTCCGCGATATGCGGTGCTGGCACCGAGCGATGCCGAATCGGACAGAATCTACCGTTAGACACATGCTCGCCTTGGTTTATTTCCGGCGGCTTCATCATGCACCTGATGCCCCGGGAATCTTCGGCGCACGGGTTCCAGGAGAAATATGGGACAACATGTCTGAAGAAGCGCAAGAAGTATACCGGTTTCAAGCACATGATTAA
- a CDS encoding SPFH domain-containing protein has protein sequence MRFIAVIVFLIAVAIAVGWFAYDNLDQFGQNEIIRWLAAILVVLLASLVTFAAIVIRYRIPKADIALVRTGGAKEKIRITGGLWVNTIIHEIKEISLNTMRIEVIREGTEALITYDFNRGDVEVVFYLKVEPEENDILRAAQALGDKSMTPETVRELIEPKLEGALRSVAAESEIQDLLQKRQEFADKVQAACGEDLETQNGLTLETVSIIRVDQTPVETLDAENRFDAVGIRKITEITADQYREKVDIEERKEVAVVQIEVAARIEKLEAEQEQAWAESDQQKNIAIYAAEREAETLKFQFEMEQGVQEREYEMKQEVERARITQEQVVQEREIEMNRDVEVARVQQEQIVAEREIEKNLIVETQQIEQSKVVQLAEIEQHLVVQMQRIEQEQTVEVREIEKALIVEKARIAQEEGVSLRSIERDLTVQTVQLAMEQQVQQREIEKNLVVETAQIDQMRQVELAEIAKTLAVEITRIAQEQQVETREIEKELMVEKAKIAQEEGVSLRDIERELVVQTTRFAQEQQVQQREIEKNLVVETAQIDQMRQVELAEIAKMLNVEQSRINQELRVALSDEDRKIDVANKQQVTALAEKEQLVAEAERMGAEVNVTATEEVMSAEWQREVAVIGAEAQAQPIERLADAVLAEARAKAQGEMAEYEARNVAEQRVLVQEAILELINDADDIIEQLMKPVEKIDSIKILDMGSDGQGGINRSNMGRLANALLDTGAISPMLKELFNFADVDAQQITDKIAEYLADLVNRPS, from the coding sequence ATGCGTTTCATTGCCGTTATCGTTTTCTTGATCGCTGTAGCAATCGCTGTTGGCTGGTTTGCCTACGATAACCTCGATCAGTTTGGACAAAACGAAATAATACGATGGTTGGCAGCTATCCTCGTCGTACTGCTTGCAAGTTTGGTGACCTTTGCCGCTATAGTCATTCGCTACCGGATACCGAAAGCCGATATCGCGTTGGTACGGACTGGTGGTGCAAAAGAAAAAATCCGTATCACCGGCGGGCTTTGGGTTAACACCATTATCCATGAAATCAAAGAGATTTCCCTCAACACCATGCGAATTGAGGTTATTCGAGAGGGAACAGAGGCTTTAATTACCTACGACTTTAACCGCGGTGATGTTGAAGTCGTTTTCTACCTTAAAGTCGAGCCTGAGGAAAACGATATTTTGCGCGCTGCACAAGCACTCGGTGATAAATCTATGACACCGGAGACAGTGCGAGAATTAATTGAACCAAAACTTGAAGGGGCATTGCGAAGTGTTGCAGCTGAAAGTGAGATTCAGGATCTCCTCCAGAAACGTCAGGAATTTGCCGACAAAGTGCAAGCGGCATGCGGTGAGGATTTGGAGACGCAAAACGGTTTGACCCTTGAGACCGTCTCGATCATTCGAGTAGATCAAACCCCCGTCGAAACACTTGATGCTGAAAACCGATTTGACGCTGTCGGTATTCGTAAAATTACCGAAATCACTGCTGATCAATATCGAGAAAAGGTAGACATAGAAGAACGGAAAGAAGTCGCTGTCGTTCAAATCGAAGTTGCTGCCCGTATAGAGAAGCTTGAAGCAGAACAGGAGCAGGCGTGGGCAGAATCCGACCAGCAAAAGAATATCGCTATCTATGCCGCTGAACGAGAAGCAGAGACACTCAAGTTCCAATTTGAAATGGAACAAGGTGTGCAAGAACGTGAATATGAGATGAAGCAAGAGGTTGAGCGCGCACGTATCACGCAGGAACAGGTCGTCCAGGAACGTGAAATTGAGATGAACCGTGACGTTGAGGTCGCTCGCGTGCAACAAGAACAGATTGTCGCTGAACGTGAGATTGAGAAGAACCTCATCGTGGAGACACAACAGATTGAACAATCCAAGGTTGTGCAGCTTGCTGAAATTGAGCAGCATCTCGTTGTCCAAATGCAGCGGATTGAACAGGAACAGACCGTTGAAGTTCGCGAAATAGAGAAAGCATTAATAGTAGAGAAAGCAAGGATAGCCCAAGAAGAGGGTGTATCTTTACGTAGCATTGAGCGTGATTTGACAGTCCAGACGGTACAGCTTGCTATGGAACAACAGGTCCAACAGCGTGAGATAGAAAAGAACCTCGTCGTTGAAACCGCACAAATTGACCAGATGCGACAAGTCGAACTCGCCGAAATTGCCAAAACATTAGCAGTAGAAATAACCCGAATCGCCCAGGAGCAACAGGTTGAGACCCGCGAGATTGAAAAAGAACTCATGGTAGAGAAAGCAAAGATAGCCCAAGAAGAGGGTGTATCCTTACGAGACATTGAACGTGAGTTAGTGGTACAGACAACGCGTTTCGCTCAAGAACAACAGGTCCAACAACGTGAGATAGAAAAGAACCTCGTTGTCGAAACCGCACAGATTGACCAGATGCGGCAAGTCGAACTCGCTGAGATTGCCAAGATGCTGAATGTGGAGCAGTCCCGTATCAATCAAGAATTGCGTGTTGCCTTAAGCGATGAAGACCGAAAGATTGATGTCGCTAATAAACAGCAGGTGACTGCACTCGCTGAGAAGGAACAATTGGTTGCGGAAGCCGAGCGTATGGGTGCCGAGGTGAATGTGACAGCCACGGAAGAGGTGATGTCGGCAGAATGGCAGCGTGAAGTGGCAGTCATCGGTGCAGAAGCACAGGCACAACCTATTGAACGTCTCGCTGACGCGGTACTTGCCGAAGCCCGTGCAAAAGCACAGGGTGAAATGGCAGAATATGAAGCGCGGAATGTTGCTGAACAACGCGTCCTTGTCCAAGAGGCGATCTTAGAACTCATTAATGATGCCGATGATATTATTGAGCAGTTGATGAAGCCCGTTGAGAAAATTGATAGCATCAAAATTCTGGATATGGGTAGTGATGGACAAGGCGGTATCAACCGGAGCAATATGGGGAGACTCGCGAATGCCTTGCTTGATACCGGTGCCATCTCTCCAATGCTTAAGGAATTGTTTAACTTTGCGGATGTGGATGCACAACAGATTACAGACAAGATTGCTGAATATCTCGCAGATCTTGTCAATCGTCCGAGTTGA
- a CDS encoding glycine cleavage system protein H: MKNLEIKYTTTHEWIEFLNSKECNIGITERIQEVYSNIIFIELPTLGEYEQGEIIGRIETSDGRNFYIYAPISGEIYEINDVLEDDIELINRFPEGDGWICKFRIENPNEIDALLNRKEYEAHEEEELNEDEYLPETDFYENIEDY; the protein is encoded by the coding sequence ATGAAAAATCTTGAGATAAAATATACAACAACGCACGAATGGATTGAGTTTCTCAATTCAAAAGAGTGTAACATTGGGATTACCGAACGGATTCAGGAGGTTTATAGCAATATCATTTTTATAGAATTGCCAACTCTCGGCGAGTATGAACAGGGCGAGATTATCGGGCGCATTGAGACATCGGATGGACGGAATTTCTATATCTACGCCCCTATATCCGGCGAAATTTATGAAATCAATGATGTGCTTGAAGATGATATTGAACTTATCAACCGTTTCCCAGAAGGTGATGGATGGATTTGTAAATTTCGGATCGAGAATCCCAATGAAATAGATGCTCTCCTTAACCGGAAAGAATATGAAGCGCATGAAGAAGAAGAACTCAATGAGGACGAGTATCTACCAGAAACTGACTTCTATGAAAACATTGAAGACTATTGA
- a CDS encoding HEPN domain-containing protein produces MVNREDIQATCDDIVREFAPLQVILFGSYAYGTPTENSDVDLLVIMDIPESETSRQAGEILQRIPRRFRMDLLVRSPEEIAYRISYNDWFLREITEKGDVLYKSTSFLPKPLKKEKGLMNPLTQEWAQKAERDYAAIALHQQAEDPDFDMICFHAQQCIEKYLKAWLQGADIPLLRSHDLLALLDMIVPTIPSWRAWQPDFLVIAPYAVEFRYPGKSATAEKAQHATRICSEVRQAIRSELKLPQNQTEGQA; encoded by the coding sequence ATGGTTAACCGTGAAGACATTCAGGCGACTTGTGATGACATCGTTCGTGAATTCGCTCCATTACAAGTTATCCTTTTCGGGTCCTATGCGTATGGCACGCCGACCGAAAATTCAGATGTTGATTTGCTCGTCATCATGGACATTCCAGAATCCGAGACAAGTCGCCAAGCCGGGGAGATTCTCCAACGCATCCCGCGGCGTTTCAGGATGGATTTGCTTGTGCGGTCACCTGAAGAAATCGCCTATCGCATTTCGTACAACGATTGGTTTCTCCGCGAAATCACTGAAAAAGGTGATGTGCTCTATAAGTCTACCAGTTTCTTGCCAAAGCCGTTGAAAAAGGAAAAAGGTCTTATGAATCCACTGACACAGGAATGGGCACAGAAAGCAGAACGTGATTACGCCGCAATAGCGTTACATCAGCAAGCCGAAGATCCTGACTTTGATATGATCTGCTTTCACGCCCAACAGTGTATAGAGAAATATTTAAAGGCTTGGCTCCAAGGGGCAGATATTCCGCTCCTAAGGTCGCATGACTTATTGGCATTGTTGGATATGATTGTTCCGACGATTCCAAGTTGGCGTGCTTGGCAACCAGATTTTTTGGTGATTGCTCCGTATGCCGTGGAATTTCGCTATCCAGGAAAGTCAGCAACTGCTGAGAAGGCACAGCATGCGACACGTATTTGTAGCGAGGTTCGGCAAGCGATTCGATCCGAACTAAAACTTCCTCAAAACCAAACAGAAGGGCAGGCTTAG
- a CDS encoding DNA methyltransferase — MVSQVKPTYLYLTATPQGLTELVNAECTALTGSAPNEQGIALSARCVDVARGAYLKSCSEVLFETASLAELCANIRAIGLHADEFRVSVVKKPRNLKINSMTLARDIGNVIDGGANLSQPKVTFLTVVTAEKMWFGRLLSESDNIWLAHNQRPHVTSSSLPARLARVLVNLVASPGDSLLDPCCGTGTIVMSAAHSGIHAVGYDVNPRMIGATTKNLQHFGLSADVALGDATQIRGQFDAIATDLPYGINLVKDNSQEEDILLNLRTCAPKAAFIALRDLSKLLTDLGYQIEAVLPVPKLSIVRRIFIVSVPQ; from the coding sequence ATGGTGTCTCAAGTAAAACCCACATACCTCTATCTGACCGCCACACCGCAGGGACTCACAGAGTTAGTAAACGCAGAGTGCACTGCCCTAACCGGATCTGCGCCAAATGAACAAGGCATAGCACTTTCGGCAAGGTGCGTTGATGTTGCTCGGGGTGCGTATCTGAAAAGTTGCAGCGAAGTTCTTTTTGAAACGGCGAGTCTTGCTGAACTCTGCGCAAACATCAGAGCCATAGGTTTACACGCCGATGAATTTCGGGTATCAGTCGTGAAAAAACCCCGTAACCTGAAGATAAATTCTATGACACTCGCGCGGGATATCGGCAATGTTATCGATGGCGGTGCGAACCTAAGCCAACCGAAAGTTACCTTTCTCACAGTGGTCACAGCCGAGAAAATGTGGTTTGGGCGACTCCTCTCCGAATCTGATAATATCTGGCTCGCGCACAACCAACGTCCTCATGTAACGTCAAGCTCACTGCCTGCCCGGCTTGCGCGTGTACTCGTCAATTTAGTGGCATCTCCAGGGGATAGCCTGCTCGATCCTTGCTGTGGGACCGGTACGATTGTGATGTCCGCTGCACATAGTGGCATCCACGCGGTGGGTTACGATGTCAACCCGCGCATGATAGGTGCGACAACGAAGAATCTTCAGCATTTTGGACTCTCGGCAGATGTAGCATTAGGTGATGCTACACAAATTCGCGGGCAGTTTGACGCTATTGCGACAGACTTACCCTACGGCATCAATCTCGTTAAAGACAACTCCCAGGAGGAAGATATTTTGTTGAATCTACGGACATGCGCGCCGAAAGCAGCGTTCATCGCCCTTCGAGATCTCAGTAAACTCCTGACCGATTTAGGTTACCAGATTGAAGCTGTCTTACCGGTGCCTAAACTCAGCATCGTGCGGCGTATCTTCATCGTTTCTGTGCCACAATAA
- the acpS gene encoding holo-ACP synthase, whose translation MHSTDKPMHQHKIQGIGIDIVEVERIRDASRRWGARFEQRVYTQQELTYCGEAPSRYWRLAARFAAKEAAFKALGTGLTTGMRWQDIEIRADAVGKPELILHGEVQRYAHERNINSIFVSLSHTNVYAVAQVTLCST comes from the coding sequence ATGCACTCTACAGATAAACCGATGCACCAGCACAAAATTCAGGGAATCGGCATTGATATTGTTGAGGTTGAACGGATTCGAGACGCGTCTCGTCGGTGGGGTGCACGTTTTGAACAGCGCGTCTACACGCAGCAGGAACTCACATATTGTGGGGAGGCTCCCTCCCGATACTGGCGGCTTGCCGCCCGTTTTGCTGCTAAAGAAGCGGCATTCAAGGCACTTGGCACAGGTTTGACGACTGGCATGCGCTGGCAAGATATAGAAATTCGAGCCGACGCTGTTGGCAAACCGGAACTTATTTTACACGGCGAAGTCCAACGTTATGCGCACGAACGCAATATTAATTCAATATTTGTCTCTCTGTCTCACACAAATGTTTATGCTGTAGCACAGGTTACACTCTGTTCCACTTAA